The Mycolicibacterium fluoranthenivorans genomic interval TGAGCCGATTGCCCTCGGCATTCGTGGTTAGCGGCGGATCGATATGGTCCACAACGATCGCAGGCACTGATTCAAGCGGGAACCGCCTGTTGCGCATCATAGGCTTCCATTGTACGAAGTCGCCTGCACTGAACTGCTGAACGTCCTGATAATGGGCGAGAGCTTCCGACAGAAGTGTCGGGTAGTCGCTGGATGTCGCGACCGCCGCGTACTTCTGCTCCGCCATTTCTTGTCGTTCGTCCAGAAAGTTCTGAAAGGCAACAAGATCAACGCCTTGCTCTACTGGCGCTTGTGACTCAGGCTTAGGCTTGGAGGCGGGATCGGTCTCGTCAGACGCGCTCATCAAGCACTCCCGCATCCTCAACGATAGATGCGAGCGAGTCGCCGCGCCGCGGCAGCTGCAATCTAGTGTAGAAGTCGTCCCACTCGAACTGCGAACCTCGCTTGCTTCGCACCATCAGCAGCACCTTCAACGCGCCGATCGTCTCATCGTTTCGGGCCAGTCCTCTCTGCGGGAGTACGGCTCCGTTGACGTCCAACAGGCGGTCGCTTCGAACAAAAGTGCGCAGCTCGCCGAATTGCGTATCGAACTCTTCGAGGTTCGCGAACGCGCCACTCCGAACGGCCCGTTCGCGCTCAAACTCATATGCTTCGTAGTCATACTGCTCGTGGTAGAAAAGCGCAGTGTTTAGGAAGCGTCGTGGTTCTGCGGTGTTTTCGATCGCGAGATACAGCTCCAACGTCGTCTGCGCCTGCCCAACCTCTCGTTCCATCGGCTCCGTAAGGTAGCGGTATAGATACGCCGATAACCGTCCTGCGTTGTGATCCCGCCAGCGCCGGAGTTCTGAGGCTTTACCCGTCCGCATCCGGTGGCCCTGGGCGGTCAGAGTCCAGGTTGCCGCAAACCGACGAAGCACCACATCGGTGATGGAGCGGGCGACGAGGTGCCTTCCTGCGAACCAGATAACGTCACCAGGAGCCCAACGCTTCGCCAACTCGGGAGTGCACTTGTGCACAAAGTCGAGATCACTAGTATCGATCGCGATTCGATCGCCGCCTGAAGCTGGGTAGCGGAAGAGCCCCTCAGCATCCTCCGCCACGGCATCCATTGCCACCAGGTTGCCATCGTTGCCATCGATGTCGCCGATATAGCCAAGAAGTACTTGCTCGTTCACGCTGTGAGCTCCCTTCTTAGAAAATCAAGCATTCCAATCGCGGCATCATCTAGCTCCGCACTGTAAGCGTAGACGTCCCGCATGTGCTGCCGACCTTCGCGCTTCGTGACTAGGTCAGTGTCACGGACCCAGTCGATATAGGGCTCCCGCTTGCCTTCAGAAAAGTAGACTTGCCGAACACTGACGGGCGATTCCTCGTAGTCTTTCGCCGGTATCCGCCCTTCCCATGTCCAGACGCGGGCGTCGCCGCTACATCCCTCCAAGGTAATCTCAGGCACCGCATGTACGGTAGGAGTTTTGCCGTCGGCGTAGTCAGTGGGTGACTCAAATGCTGTGGCGAGCCAAGCTGCCATGGGGTCAACGTACTTGCGGCCTACATATGTGTGGTTTGTGACGAACTCGGCGGATTTTCCGGGGTCGAGGGCGGGCGATACGGCAATCTTGTCACCCTTCGCGAGAGCGCCGGTATCAAACGGGGTGGTGAACGGGCCGTCGCACGCCATCTCAACTGGTAGCCCACTTGCGATCGTGTTCGAACCAAACTTAGGCACGCAGCGCCCAACGAAGAAGTAGGTCATGGGCTCCTGGAACTCTAGGACGCGCTCAGCTTCCAGGGTGGTTTCGCCACTTGGGAGACCCCATCGACCCGTGAGTCGACGGAACAAAAGCTCTTGCCAGCTGAGCGGGTGCCGATCACCTTCGCGCACAGGCCGCATGCCCTGCACCCACGAAGGTCGAGTCGGCGTGCTTGAAGCGCGGCTCGACATGGGCGGATACTACATGGATCGCGCTCCTCGGGCGCTGGACTCTGATGGGCTTGGTCGATGGACACCCTCGCCATAAAGGTTCGGTCGCCGTGCGGACGCTCAAATCGCCGCCCTGAAGTCACGCCCATCGTGAAGGGTCAATCGATGGTGCGTTGGGGGATCGTCAGGGGTACCGCGCGTCTCGAAAACGATCAACTCTGAGACACCGGCGTCCTGGGCTCCCTCGCCGAGTACGAGCGGGAGCTGATCAAGGAGCGGACCGCGCTGAAGCGGGCGGCGTCTCGGACCAACGGCACCAAGTTCGGGCGGCCCCGGAAGGTCGACGACGCCGAACACATCGCTACCGTCAGGCGGATGAAGGCCGACGGACACACCGCCAAGGGCATCGCCAAGTACCTCGATGTCAGCCGGGCCACCCTTTACCGCTACCTTGGCGACCGTGCTGCCATATGAGTCATCCACCCGTCCCTGGCAACCGCAAAGAGCAACAGATTGAGTGGCGGAATGCGAAACGGTCCGGTTCTTTCGATGCGCGGAGTCGGCCGGTATCGGGCTACTGAGCCTGCCCTCCGAACACTGCCGTCCATTCCCGATGTAATCGTTGAAGCACTTCTCTTGCGCCGGGAGCGAGTTCGAGATGCTCGGGGCTGTTTATCGGCCCGTAAGCGATTGCGACGTGGCCTGGTGCCTTGCGATCGACCCGTACGCTCCACTCCTCAAGAAATTTGACAACCGGCTTGCCTTGCCCGAGATCGGCCTCTGTCACTTGTTGACCGCCACCCATCAAGGTGTTCACAGCCTGGACAAATGCGGCTCGGCTAACGAGGTCTTCGCTCGCCCAGCCTGATGGGAGACGAAAGATGCGGTCCTCGCGGACCCCGGAGTCAATCAATAGTTGGGCATACGTGTCACCCTGGGCGTCGCCGTCTGTCAGGTAGACAACCTTGGCGGCAACTTCTTCGACGCGCATATCGTAGGTATTCGCAGCCGCGAGACCTGGCGCTATCTGGTATGTCAGATCCGAAAGACCGGTGGCCATTCTGATTAGCGTCGGGAGAAGGATCATGTCGGCTGCGCCTTCTGCAAGCACAGCGTGGCGGCAGGCCGAGAACGCCGCAGCTGACGCGCCCATTGCATACAGCAGAGGAGCAAACCCTGGTTCTTGGTTAGTCCAAAAGTCCGAGCGGATCTCGCTCGCATTCTGGCGGCGCGGATCTCTACGCAACAGTCGGATTCCGGTGCCAAGGTCAGTTGGAAGGCACCCAGGTGAGTGCGTCGTGTAAAAGACCTGGGTGGCATTGATTTGCTTCAGCAGCGCGCCCACGAGATCGGCCTGAGCGTCCAGGTGCAAGTGGGTCTCGGCCTCATCGATTAGCAAAATTGGCGGAATATCCAAACGCTGTGCGGCGAGGAAAGTCGCCAGCGCGACGAATGTACGAAGGCCGTCGCTTCGCTCCTCGATGTTTGTTACGG includes:
- a CDS encoding helix-turn-helix domain-containing protein — its product is MKRAASRTNGTKFGRPRKVDDAEHIATVRRMKADGHTAKGIAKYLDVSRATLYRYLGDRAAI